The Ascaphus truei isolate aAscTru1 chromosome 18, aAscTru1.hap1, whole genome shotgun sequence genome window below encodes:
- the PIAS1 gene encoding E3 SUMO-protein ligase PIAS1 isoform X2 codes for MADSAELKQMVMSLRVSELQVLLGYAGRNKHGRKHELLTKALHLLKAGCSPAVQMKIKELYRRRFPLKILTPADFSLPNVHSSTMPGSLSPSAIPPLSYDSHPASSPLLPVSLLGAKHELELPHLTSNLHPVHPDIKLQKLPFYDLLDELIKPTSLASDNSQRFQETCFAFALTPQQVQQISSSMDISGTKCDFTVQVQLRFCLSETSCPQEDHFPPNLCVKVNGKPCNLPGYLPPTKNGVEPKRPSRPINITSLVRLSTTVPNTIIVSWTAEIGRSFSLAVYLVKQLSSAILLQRLRAKGIRNPDHSRALIKEKLTADPDSEIATTSLRVSLLCPLGKMRLTIPCRALTCSHLQCFDATLYIQMNEKKPTWVCPVCDKKAPYEHLIIDGLFMEILKFCTDCDEIQFKEDGSWSPMRSKKEVQEVTTSYNRVDGGCISSTVEHQLSSHQQSRNRKVEVIDLTIDSSSDEEEDEPCAKRSCPSITPASPLSNTGILNLQHQASPISRTPSLPAVDSTYINAPLLQDYRHPFHMTPMPYDLQGLDFFPFLSGDNQHYNTSLLAAAAAAASDEPDLLHSSRFFPYASSQIFLDQLNAGANASLPATNGGSNSGSNSSLVSSNSLREGHSTSSRGPADSSSLYSIIPDVISLD; via the exons CAAATGGTTATGAGCCTTCGAGTTTCTGAGCTGCAAGTGCTTCTGGGATACGCCGGACGCAACAAGCACGGACGCAAACACGAACTCCTTACCAAAGCCCTGCACTTGTTAAAAGCCGGCTGCAGCCCCGCCGTGCAAATGAAGATTAAAGAACTGTACAGGCGGCGCTTCCCACTGAAGATCCTGACGCCAGCCGACTTCTCCCTGCCCAACGTGCACTCCAGCACCATGCCCGGCAGCCTGTCGCCATCCGCCATTCCACCGCTTTCCTACGACAGCCACCCCGCCTCCTCCCCGCTGCTTCCCGTTTCCCTCCTGGGAGCCAAACACGAACTGGAGCTACCCCATCTCACCTCCAACCTCCACCCCGTCCACCCGGACATCAAGCTGCAGAAACTGCCCTTCTACGACTTGCTGGACGAACTCATCAAACCCACAAGTTTAG CCTCCGATAACAGCCAGCGCTTTCAAGAAACATGCTTTGCCTTTGCGTTGACACCGCAGCAAGTTCAGCAAATCAGCAGCTCCAT gGATATCTCTGGGACAAAATGTGACTTCACAGTACAAGTGCAGCTCAG GTTCTGCCTCTCGGAGACCAGCTGCCCTCAAGAAGATCACTTCCCACCCAACTTGTGCGTGAAGGTGAATGGGAAACCCTGCAACCTGCCA GGCTATCTTCCACCAACCAAAAATGGGGTTGAACCAAAGCGACCAAGCCGACCAATCAACATTACCTCACTCGTGCGACTGTCCACCACTGTTCCCAACACAATCATAGTGTCGTGGACGGCAGAAATCGGAAGG AGTTTTTCCTTGGCCGTTTACCTGGTAAAGCAGCTCTCCTCCGCCATCCTGCTGCAGCGACTGCGAGCGAAAGGGATCCGCAACCCAGACCATTCCAGGGCACTCA TTAAGGAGAAGCTGACGGCAGATCCGGACAGTGAAATCGCCACTACCAGTTTGCGGGTCTCCCTCCTCTGTCCG CTGGGGAAGATGCGCCTGACTATCCCCTGCCGCGCCCTGACCTGCTCCCACCTGCAGTGCTTCGATGCCACACTCTACATCCAGATGAACGAGAAGAAGCCCACGTGGGTGTGTCCTGTGTGCGACAAGAAGGCTCCTTACGAGCACTTAATCATAGACGG CCTCTTTATGGAGATCCTGAAGTTTTGCACGGACTGCGACGAAATCCAGTTCAAGGAGGATGGGTCGTGGTCACCCATGCGGTCAAAAAAGGAGGTGCAGGAGGTCACAACCTCTTATAACAGGGTGGACG GTGGCTGCATCAGCAGCACAGTGGAGCACCAGCTGTCCTCTCACCAGCAATCCAGGAACAGGAAGGTGGAAGTGATCGACCTGACGATAGACAGCTCTTCGGACGAGGAGGAAGATGAGCCCTGCGCTAAAAGGAGTTGCCCATCCATCACTCCCGCGTCACCGCTGAGCAACACTGG TATCCTAAATCTCCAGCACCAAGCGTCCCCAATCTCCCGAACACCCAGCCTGCCAGCTGTAGACTCCACTTACATCAACGCGCCTCTTCTCCAAGATTACCGGCACCCGTTCCACATGACACCCATGCCGTACGACCTGCaag GATTGGATTTCTTTCCGTTTTTATCTGGCGACAACCAG CATTACAACACCTCCTTGCTGGCGGCCGCAGCGGCTGCGGCCTCGGACGAACCAGACTTGCTCCACTCCTCGCGCTTTTTCCCTTACGCATCCTCCCAAATCTTCCTGGACCAGCTCAACGCAGGGGCGAACGCCTCTCTCCCGGCAACGAACGGGGGCAGCAACAGCGGCAGCAACAGCAGCCTCGTGTCCTCAAACAGCCTCCGCGAGGGCCACAGCACAAGCAGCCGGGGTCCCGCCGACAGCTCGTCCCTCTACAGTATCATCCCAGATGTCATCTCTTTAGACTGA
- the CALML4 gene encoding calmodulin-like protein 4, translating into MSLGAAARTLASHRDQESAAHRDTMTKFLSQDEIHEFKECFSLYDKKHRGKVTAGDLLTVMRCLGACPTPSEVTRHLQIHQIGRDGDVDFSTFLTIMYRQKQQEDPENEIMVAMLMSDKQKKGFISQAELRTKLTQMGEKLTAEEADDLLGEANVGPDGLLRYEEFVRNITRPAPDY; encoded by the exons ATGTCCCTAGGTGCGGCTGCGAGGACTTTAGCATCTCACAGAGATCAAGAAAGTGCAGCTCATAGAGACACGATG ACCAAGTTCCTGTCCCAGGATGAAATTCATG AGTTCAAGGAATGTTTCTCCCTGTATGACAAGAAGCACAGGGGCAAGGTCACCGCCGGCGACCTCCTGACCGTCATGCGCTGCCTGGGAGCCTGCCCCACCCCTAGCGAGGTCACCCGCCACCTGCAGATCCATCAAATCG GCAGGGACGGGGATGTGGACTTCTCCACCTTCCTCACGATCATGTACCGTCAGAAGCAGCAGGAGGACCCGGAGAACGAGATCATGGTAGCCATGCTGATGTCCGACAAGCAGAAGAAAGGATTCATCTCACAGGCCGAACTCCGAACCAAACTCACCCAAATGGGGGAGAAGCTGACAGCTGAGGAAG CTGACGATCTCCTCGGAGAAGCGAACGTGGGACCAGACGGGCTGCTGAGATATGAGGAGTTTGTGAGGAATATCACCCGCCCAGCCCCCGACTACTGA
- the PIAS1 gene encoding E3 SUMO-protein ligase PIAS1 isoform X3 gives MYEFCCDDAWDRCNDEQSRSTLADQMVMSLRVSELQVLLGYAGRNKHGRKHELLTKALHLLKAGCSPAVQMKIKELYRRRFPLKILTPADFSLPNVHSSTMPGSLSPSAIPPLSYDSHPASSPLLPVSLLGAKHELELPHLTSNLHPVHPDIKLQKLPFYDLLDELIKPTSLASDNSQRFQETCFAFALTPQQVQQISSSMDISGTKCDFTVQVQLRFCLSETSCPQEDHFPPNLCVKVNGKPCNLPGYLPPTKNGVEPKRPSRPINITSLVRLSTTVPNTIIVSWTAEIGRSFSLAVYLVKQLSSAILLQRLRAKGIRNPDHSRALIKEKLTADPDSEIATTSLRVSLLCPLGKMRLTIPCRALTCSHLQCFDATLYIQMNEKKPTWVCPVCDKKAPYEHLIIDG, from the exons CAAATGGTTATGAGCCTTCGAGTTTCTGAGCTGCAAGTGCTTCTGGGATACGCCGGACGCAACAAGCACGGACGCAAACACGAACTCCTTACCAAAGCCCTGCACTTGTTAAAAGCCGGCTGCAGCCCCGCCGTGCAAATGAAGATTAAAGAACTGTACAGGCGGCGCTTCCCACTGAAGATCCTGACGCCAGCCGACTTCTCCCTGCCCAACGTGCACTCCAGCACCATGCCCGGCAGCCTGTCGCCATCCGCCATTCCACCGCTTTCCTACGACAGCCACCCCGCCTCCTCCCCGCTGCTTCCCGTTTCCCTCCTGGGAGCCAAACACGAACTGGAGCTACCCCATCTCACCTCCAACCTCCACCCCGTCCACCCGGACATCAAGCTGCAGAAACTGCCCTTCTACGACTTGCTGGACGAACTCATCAAACCCACAAGTTTAG CCTCCGATAACAGCCAGCGCTTTCAAGAAACATGCTTTGCCTTTGCGTTGACACCGCAGCAAGTTCAGCAAATCAGCAGCTCCAT gGATATCTCTGGGACAAAATGTGACTTCACAGTACAAGTGCAGCTCAG GTTCTGCCTCTCGGAGACCAGCTGCCCTCAAGAAGATCACTTCCCACCCAACTTGTGCGTGAAGGTGAATGGGAAACCCTGCAACCTGCCA GGCTATCTTCCACCAACCAAAAATGGGGTTGAACCAAAGCGACCAAGCCGACCAATCAACATTACCTCACTCGTGCGACTGTCCACCACTGTTCCCAACACAATCATAGTGTCGTGGACGGCAGAAATCGGAAGG AGTTTTTCCTTGGCCGTTTACCTGGTAAAGCAGCTCTCCTCCGCCATCCTGCTGCAGCGACTGCGAGCGAAAGGGATCCGCAACCCAGACCATTCCAGGGCACTCA TTAAGGAGAAGCTGACGGCAGATCCGGACAGTGAAATCGCCACTACCAGTTTGCGGGTCTCCCTCCTCTGTCCG CTGGGGAAGATGCGCCTGACTATCCCCTGCCGCGCCCTGACCTGCTCCCACCTGCAGTGCTTCGATGCCACACTCTACATCCAGATGAACGAGAAGAAGCCCACGTGGGTGTGTCCTGTGTGCGACAAGAAGGCTCCTTACGAGCACTTAATCATAGACGGGTGA
- the PIAS1 gene encoding E3 SUMO-protein ligase PIAS1 isoform X1 produces MYEFCCDDAWDRCNDEQSRSTLADQMVMSLRVSELQVLLGYAGRNKHGRKHELLTKALHLLKAGCSPAVQMKIKELYRRRFPLKILTPADFSLPNVHSSTMPGSLSPSAIPPLSYDSHPASSPLLPVSLLGAKHELELPHLTSNLHPVHPDIKLQKLPFYDLLDELIKPTSLASDNSQRFQETCFAFALTPQQVQQISSSMDISGTKCDFTVQVQLRFCLSETSCPQEDHFPPNLCVKVNGKPCNLPGYLPPTKNGVEPKRPSRPINITSLVRLSTTVPNTIIVSWTAEIGRSFSLAVYLVKQLSSAILLQRLRAKGIRNPDHSRALIKEKLTADPDSEIATTSLRVSLLCPLGKMRLTIPCRALTCSHLQCFDATLYIQMNEKKPTWVCPVCDKKAPYEHLIIDGLFMEILKFCTDCDEIQFKEDGSWSPMRSKKEVQEVTTSYNRVDGGCISSTVEHQLSSHQQSRNRKVEVIDLTIDSSSDEEEDEPCAKRSCPSITPASPLSNTGILNLQHQASPISRTPSLPAVDSTYINAPLLQDYRHPFHMTPMPYDLQGLDFFPFLSGDNQHYNTSLLAAAAAAASDEPDLLHSSRFFPYASSQIFLDQLNAGANASLPATNGGSNSGSNSSLVSSNSLREGHSTSSRGPADSSSLYSIIPDVISLD; encoded by the exons CAAATGGTTATGAGCCTTCGAGTTTCTGAGCTGCAAGTGCTTCTGGGATACGCCGGACGCAACAAGCACGGACGCAAACACGAACTCCTTACCAAAGCCCTGCACTTGTTAAAAGCCGGCTGCAGCCCCGCCGTGCAAATGAAGATTAAAGAACTGTACAGGCGGCGCTTCCCACTGAAGATCCTGACGCCAGCCGACTTCTCCCTGCCCAACGTGCACTCCAGCACCATGCCCGGCAGCCTGTCGCCATCCGCCATTCCACCGCTTTCCTACGACAGCCACCCCGCCTCCTCCCCGCTGCTTCCCGTTTCCCTCCTGGGAGCCAAACACGAACTGGAGCTACCCCATCTCACCTCCAACCTCCACCCCGTCCACCCGGACATCAAGCTGCAGAAACTGCCCTTCTACGACTTGCTGGACGAACTCATCAAACCCACAAGTTTAG CCTCCGATAACAGCCAGCGCTTTCAAGAAACATGCTTTGCCTTTGCGTTGACACCGCAGCAAGTTCAGCAAATCAGCAGCTCCAT gGATATCTCTGGGACAAAATGTGACTTCACAGTACAAGTGCAGCTCAG GTTCTGCCTCTCGGAGACCAGCTGCCCTCAAGAAGATCACTTCCCACCCAACTTGTGCGTGAAGGTGAATGGGAAACCCTGCAACCTGCCA GGCTATCTTCCACCAACCAAAAATGGGGTTGAACCAAAGCGACCAAGCCGACCAATCAACATTACCTCACTCGTGCGACTGTCCACCACTGTTCCCAACACAATCATAGTGTCGTGGACGGCAGAAATCGGAAGG AGTTTTTCCTTGGCCGTTTACCTGGTAAAGCAGCTCTCCTCCGCCATCCTGCTGCAGCGACTGCGAGCGAAAGGGATCCGCAACCCAGACCATTCCAGGGCACTCA TTAAGGAGAAGCTGACGGCAGATCCGGACAGTGAAATCGCCACTACCAGTTTGCGGGTCTCCCTCCTCTGTCCG CTGGGGAAGATGCGCCTGACTATCCCCTGCCGCGCCCTGACCTGCTCCCACCTGCAGTGCTTCGATGCCACACTCTACATCCAGATGAACGAGAAGAAGCCCACGTGGGTGTGTCCTGTGTGCGACAAGAAGGCTCCTTACGAGCACTTAATCATAGACGG CCTCTTTATGGAGATCCTGAAGTTTTGCACGGACTGCGACGAAATCCAGTTCAAGGAGGATGGGTCGTGGTCACCCATGCGGTCAAAAAAGGAGGTGCAGGAGGTCACAACCTCTTATAACAGGGTGGACG GTGGCTGCATCAGCAGCACAGTGGAGCACCAGCTGTCCTCTCACCAGCAATCCAGGAACAGGAAGGTGGAAGTGATCGACCTGACGATAGACAGCTCTTCGGACGAGGAGGAAGATGAGCCCTGCGCTAAAAGGAGTTGCCCATCCATCACTCCCGCGTCACCGCTGAGCAACACTGG TATCCTAAATCTCCAGCACCAAGCGTCCCCAATCTCCCGAACACCCAGCCTGCCAGCTGTAGACTCCACTTACATCAACGCGCCTCTTCTCCAAGATTACCGGCACCCGTTCCACATGACACCCATGCCGTACGACCTGCaag GATTGGATTTCTTTCCGTTTTTATCTGGCGACAACCAG CATTACAACACCTCCTTGCTGGCGGCCGCAGCGGCTGCGGCCTCGGACGAACCAGACTTGCTCCACTCCTCGCGCTTTTTCCCTTACGCATCCTCCCAAATCTTCCTGGACCAGCTCAACGCAGGGGCGAACGCCTCTCTCCCGGCAACGAACGGGGGCAGCAACAGCGGCAGCAACAGCAGCCTCGTGTCCTCAAACAGCCTCCGCGAGGGCCACAGCACAAGCAGCCGGGGTCCCGCCGACAGCTCGTCCCTCTACAGTATCATCCCAGATGTCATCTCTTTAGACTGA